A region of the Pseudomonas sp. J452 genome:
GATGTTCACCGCTACATGGCGCAAGGTATCCAGCCAGTGCAGGTCGGTAGTGCTCCACTTCCAGCAGGCCAGGATCAGCCAGCTGCTCAGCAGCAGGATGAAGAAACCTTGTACCTGCTGATCGCGCAGCAGCGCCTTGAGATTGCCGCGCAGGGTGGAAACGTAGAGCACGAAGGGCAGGCTGCCGAGGATCATCACCACCACGGCCACCCAGTGCACCGCTGGTTCCTGCCATTTCGCCAGGGACGCGTCTGAGGTGGAGAAACCGCCGGTGGCGATGGCCGACATGGCATGGTTGATCGCGTCGAACAGGTTCATCCCGGCCAGCCAGAAGGCCAGCACCGACAAGCTGCTGAGGCCGACATAGGCCAGCACCATGTACTTGGCGACCATGTGCGAACGCGGCATGACCTTGTCCGAGCGATCCGACGATTCGGTCTGGAACAGACGCATGCCGCCGATGCGCAGCATCGGCAGGATGGCCACGGCCATGGCGATGAAGCCGATACCGCCGAGCCAGTGCAGCAGCGAGCGCCAGATCAGCACGCCGCGCGACATGCCGTCCAGGCCGGTGAAGATGGTGGCGCCGGTGGCGGTGATGCCGGACATGCTCTCGAAGTAGGCGTCGGTGAAGCTGACCTGCTGGGTAAAGACAAACGGCAGGGCGGCGAAGATCGACACCAGTACCCAGCTCGATACCGTCAGCATGTACATGTCGCGCGGGCGCAGTTGCGTGTTTTGCGGGCGTCCCTGGGCGACCATGGTGATACCGGCGATAAAGGTGATCAGGCTCGACCAGAGGAATGCATTGATGCCCTGCGGCTGCTGGTAAACCAGCAAGGTGGCGATCGGCACCAGCATGGCGATGGCCAGGGTGACCAGGAAGATGCCGTTGATGAACGCCAGGGTGCGCAGGGTCGGCAGGGTCATGGCTGGCCTTTGGCGCAGGCGCTCAGGGTGGTGGCAGACTGGCGCATCAGTGTTTCCAGAAGGCGCGGGTGAACAGCACCAGCACGGTGAGAATTTCCAGACGGCCGAGCAGCATGCCGATGGTCAGCAGCCACTTGGCCGCATCCGGCAGGGTGGAGAAGTTGCCGGCCGGGCCGATGGTCGGACCGAGGCCCGGGCCGACGTTGCATACCGCCGTGGCCGCGCCGGTCAGGGCGGTGACCCAGTCGAGGCCGACCAGGGTCAGGCCGAGGGCGATCACGCCGATGGTGATGGTGAAGAAGAACGAGAAGGTGATCAGCGAGCGGACGATGTCTTCGTCCAGGTTGTGGTTGTTGTACTGCTGCTTGATCACCGCCCGTGGGTGCACCAGCTGCTGCAGGTTGGCCTTGAGCAGGACGAAGGCGACCTGGAAACGGAAGATCTTCAGGCCGCCCGAGGTAGAGCCGGAACAGCCGCCGACAAAGGTCAGGTAGAAGAACAGCAGCACCGCGAAGCTGCCCCAGGTGGTGTAATCACCGAGGGCAAAGCCGGTGGTGGTGACCACCGAGGTGACGTTGACCGCGACGATGCGGAAGGCGTCCAGCCAGGCGTGATCGGAGTTGGCCCATAGCCAGGTGCCGAACACCAGCCAGGTCAGCAGCAGGAAACCGAGGAAGCCGCGGACTTGATGGTCGCGCAGCAGCGCTCGGCGATGACCGCGCAGGGTGGCGACATAGAGGGTGAAGGGCAGGCCGCCGACAATCATGAACAACACGGCGACCCAGTGCACCGCCGGTTGCTGCCAGTTGGCCAGGGACGAGTCAGAGGTGGAGAAGCCGCCGGTGGAAATCGAGGCCATCGAGTGGTTGATCGCCTCGAACGGGGTCATGCCGGCGGCCCAGAAGGCCAGGAAACCGAGCAAGGTGAACGCCAGGTAGATCAGCAGAATGTACTTGGCTGCCATGTGCGAGCGCGGCATGACCTTCTCGCCCCAGTCCGAGGACTCGGTCTGGAACAGGCGCATGCCGCCGACGCGCAGCAGCGGCAGGATCGCCACCGCCATGCCGATGAAGCCGATGCCGCCGAGCCAGTGCAGCATCGAGCGCCAGATCAGGATGCCCGGCGACATGCTGTCCAGGCCGACAAAGATCGTGGAGCCGGTGGTGGTGATGCCCGACATGGTCTCGAAGAAGGCGTCGGTGTAGCTGATATGGGCGATCAGCACCATTGGCAGGGCGGCGAAGGCGCACACCACCACCCAACTGGCAGTGGTCAGCAGGTACATGTCGCGCGGGCGCAGGTGCATGTGCTGCGGTCGGCCGCGAATCACCAGGGCCAGGCCGGCGATAAAGGTGATCAGGCTCGACCAGAGGAATTCGTTCAGGTCATCGGTGCGGTCGAATGCCAGCAGAGTGAGCATGGGCAGAGCCATGCTCACGGCCAGGGTGATGAGGAAAATGCCGATGATGAAACCGATGATGCGCAGCGTCGAGAAAGCCATGAAGCAGCTCGGTGGGCGAGGAAGGCGGCATTCTACCTGCAGGCGCGTTGCTCTAGAAGCGTTGGCGCTCTGCGCTGGCAGGCTGTCCGGTACGGGGATGTTTGACCATAGCAGGGCGAGGCGCAGGCTGCGTCGCGGTCGCGCCGAAACGGCAATAGACCCTAGAATGCCAGCCTGACCTGCCTGGAGATGACCGATGCAAGCTCTCGATCTATTGCTCAACCGTGTTTCCGTCGGCCGTCTGCTGGAGCCGGCGCCGGATGCGGCGCAGCGTGAGCTGCTGTTTCGGGCCGCGCTGCGTGCGCCGGATCATGGTCAGCTGCGGCCCTGGCGTTTCCTCACTATCGAAGGTGCGGCCCGCGCCAAGCTCGGCGAACTGTTCGCCAGCGCGCTGCAGGCGGGCAATTCGGAGGTCAAGAGCGAGGCACTGGACAAGGCCCGCGCCATGCCACTGCGTGCGCCCCTGCTGGTAGCGGTGATCGCCCGTCTGACGGCCCCGCACAAGGTGCCGGAGCAGGAGCAACTGCTGTCTGCCGGTTGCGCTGCCCACGGCATGCTGCTGGCCGCCCATGCGCAAGGCCTGGGCGCCATGTGGCGCACCGGTGAGCTGTGTTACAACGCCCAGGTCATGACCGGCCTGGGCCTGGCGGCCAATGAGCGCATCGTCGGCTTCCTCTACCTCGGCAGCGTCGAAGGCGAGCGGCGCACGCCGCCGGCGCTGGCCCCGGCCGATTTCGTCGACAGCTGGCAGGGCTGATGCAAACCGTAGCCCGGATGTAATCCGGGGACGGAGTTAGCTGTTCCCCGGATTGCATCCGGGCTACGGTCATTCGAGCCTACCGGCCAGGCACTGAGCTGCAATCGCTATTTCTACCCTAGAGTTCTGACACCTCAGCCCTTGCTTTGCATATAGGCCTTCCAGCCGCCGAAGTGGGTGATGTCGACGGCCCCTGCGAGCCCGTACGGCTCGCAGATAAAACCGGTTTCCCAGCTGCCGTCGGCCAGCTGCACCTTGCCCAGGCCCAGCGGCGCGGGGATGCCGGTGAGGAACGAGCCCAGTTCGGCGCTCGGCAGTTCCCAGACTTCCACGGCGATGGCCACGCCGCCTTCGGCGACCCGGACCATGCCCGGACGAAACGGCGGGCCGCCGGCCAGGGCGTACAGCTGGTAGTCAGGCGAGCTCCGGGTGGCCTGCAGCAGGCGGCCGCCACGTTGCTTGAGCTGCCAGTTCAGCGGCAGGCCGTCCAGATGCGCGCCGCACACCACCACGCGGGCGCGGTCGTTACGGGCGAGGGTGGCCGGTACCTGGGCATCCAGGCTGCGCTCACCGGATAGCGGCAGGCCGTGCTGGCGCTGCAGGCCGTCGGCGAGGCCAAGCAGGTACTGGTCGGTGAAGGCGCGGCCGAACAGGGTCACGCCCCAGGGCAGGCCGTTGGCCATGAAACCGGCCGGTACCGCGACTGCGGCGTAGTCGAGCATGTTCATGAAGTTGGTGTAGTAGCCCAGGTCCGAATTGCGCTTGACCGGCTCGGCGTGCAGCTCGTCCAGCGTCACCGGACGCGGGTAGGCCGGGGTGAGGATGCAGTCGACCTCGGCGAGGATGCGGTCACAGATTGCCTTGAGCGCCTGCAGGCGGTACTGCGCGCGGAAGGTGTCGACGCCGCTGACGCCGGGCGCCTGTTCCAGCACGGCCTTGATCACCGGCAGCACGGCGTCCGGCTGCTGTTCGATCAGCGCGCCGGCGACGCTGTAGCGCTCGGCGACCCAGGGGCCTTCATAGAGCAGGCGCGCGGCTTCGAGGAAGGGCGCGAAGTCGATTTCAACCGCTTCGCCGCCGAGCGCTTTCAGCTGTTCGATAGTGTTGGCGAACAGCGCCGGGCTTTCTGCGCAGCCGAGAAATTCCAGCTGTGTGGGTACGCCGAAGCGGAAGCCCGCGCGCGGTTTGCCGAAGGCGCTGGCATCGTTCCACAGCGGGTTGGCGCGGCTGTATTCGTCACGCGCATCCAGCTTGGCGGTCAGCGCCAGCAGTTGGCTGGCTTCAAAGGCGGTGGCGGTGAAGTAGGTGACGCAGTCCAGGGTACGGCAGGCGGGCACCAGGCCAGCGGTGGAAATCAGGCCCTTGGTGGCTTTCAGGCCGACCAGGTTGTTCAGCGCCGCCGGCACGCGGCCGCTTCCAGCGGTATCGGTGCCGAGGGCGAAACTGGCCACACCGAGCGCCACGGCCAGGGCCGAGCCGGCGCTGGAGCCGCCGGACGGGTAGGCCGGGTGCAGGCTGTTGCGGCATTCGCCATACGGGGATCTTGTGCCGTTAAGGCCGGTGGCGAACTGGTCGAGGTTGGTCTTGCCCATGGGCACGGCGCCGAGGGCGATCAGCTGTGCGACCAGGGTGGCGCTGGTGTCCGGTACATAGGCGAAGGCCGGGCAGGCGGCGGTGGTCGGCACGCCGGCCAGGTCGATGTTGTCCTTGATGGCGAAGGGCACGCCGAACAGCGGCAGCTCGGCCGGCGATTTGCCGTCCAGCGCAGCCAGGTAGGGTTCCAGCTCTGCCAGGCTGAGCAGGTGGATAAACAGCTTGAACTCGGGGTTGAGCGCGGCGGCCTGCTCGTGCAGGGCGCTGATCAGCTGGCGCGGGGTCAGGCTGCCGTCGCTGTAGGCGGATTTCAGGGCGCCGAGGCGCAGATCGAATTGATGACTCATGCTCAGTTCCTTCTCGGAAATTCAGGCTTGCACAATCAATTCCCTCTCCCATTGATGGGAGAGGGTTAGGGAGAGGGTGGATGAGTCAGGCAACTGATTAGCCTGTCGGAAATCGCGCCCTCTCCCCCGGCCCCTCTCCCGCAAGCGGGAGAGGGGAGCAAAGCGGTTCACGCTTCTTCCAGCACCACCACGCGCTGCCCGGCGCGCACTGGCGAGCCAGGCTGCACGCGCACCTCGCGCACCACGCCGTCGCGTGGGGCGAGCAGGGGGATTTCCATCTTCATCGACTCGAGAATCACCAACACGTCGCCGGCTTTCACCGTGCTGCCTGCCTCGACCTGCACCTGCCAGAGGTTGCCGGCAATGTGGCTGTCGATGCTGTGCTGGCCGGCCGAAAGCGGCGCGTCGTCGTCCAGTTCAGCGACTACTTCCTCGCTTTCGTAGTGGGCCTGGCCGGAGGCGATCCAGCGCTGGCGTTCGGCGTCGAAGGCGGCGCGTTGCTGGGTGCGGAAGGCGTCGATGCCCTCGGCTTCCTCGGTGAGGAAGTCTTGATAATCGGCCAGGGCCAGTTCGCTGTCTTCGATGCGCAGCTCATAACGGCCGAGCGGGAAGTCGCGGCGGATCTGCAGCAGTTCCTCGGCCCCCACCGGGTAGAAGCGGATCTGGTCGAAGAAGCGCAGCAGCCAGGGCTTGCCGTGGAAGGCGGCGACTTCGCGGTAGCGGTTCCACATCTGCAGGGTGCGGCCGACGAACTGGTAGCCGCCGGGGCCTTCCATGCCGTACACGCACATGTAGGCGCCGCCGATGCCCACCGAGTTCTCGGCGGTCCAGGTGCGCGCCGGGTTGTACTTGGTGGTGACCAGGCGGTGGCGCGGGTCCAGCGGGGTGGCCACCGGCGCGCCAAGGTAGACGTCGCCGAGGCCCATCACCAGGTAGCTGGCGTCGAACACGGTGCGGTACACCTCGTCGAGATTGGGCAGGTCGTTGATGCGGCGGATAAATTCCAGGTTGCTCGGGCACCAGGGCGCGTCCTTGCGCACCGTGGTCATGTACTTGTCGATGGCCAGCTGGCAGGCCGGGTCATCCCAGGACAGCGGCAGGTGCACGATGCGCGACGGCACCTTGAGGTCCTGGGCATTGCACACCGCGTCCCATTCGCCGGCGACGGTGTCGAGCAGTTGCTGCAGGGGCAGGGTTTCCGGCTGGTAGTGCACCTGCAGTGAGCGGATGCCGGGCGTCAGGTCGATCACGCCCTTGAGCTGCTTGGCTTCCAGCGCCTGCATCAGTGCATGGCCACGGAAGCGCAGCACCAGGTCCAGCTCGGCCTGGCCGATTTCCAGCAGCAGGTGGGTGTCGCCGGAGAGGCGAGCGACCAGGCGTTTGTCGGCTTGGCCTATGTCGAGGACGATGGGGGAGGTGAGCGCACTTGCTTGTGTAGGAGCGAGCTTGCTCGCGATCAGCGATACCGAAGGATCGCCAGCAAGCTGGCTCCTACAAAGGCTCGCGCATTCGAGGCTTTTCGCTTTGGCCAGCTCCCGCGCCGTAGCGATATCAACCGGGATGAACCGGACCTTGTCGCCCGCCTTGAGCTGCCCCAGCTGCCACAAATCCGCCTCGATGATGGTCACCGGACAGACGAAGCCGCCCAGGCTCGGGCCGTCCGGGCCGAGGATCACCGGCATATCGCCAGTGAAGTCCACCGCACCGATGGCGTAGGGGTTGTCGTGGATATTCGACGGGTGCAGGCCGGCTTCGCCGCCGCTGTCGCGCACCCACTCCGGTTTCGGGCCGATCAGGCGCACGCCGGTGCGGCTGGAGTTGAAATGCACTTCCCAGTCGGTGGTGAGGAAGGTGTCGATATAGGCCGGGGTGAAGTATTCCGGTGCGCCGTGCGGGCCGTAGATCACGCGGATTTCGCGGACGGCGGGCAGGGCAGTGCACAGCGCGGTGGGCAGTTGCGCGCCAGCCTTCAGATCGCTCAATGCCGGGATATGCAGCACATCGCCGGCACGCAGGGCGCGGCCGCCGTGGCCGCCGAACTGGCCGAGGGTGAAGGTGCTTTTGCTGCCCAGGTACTCGGGCACCTGCAGGCCGCCGCGGAGGGTCAGATAAGAGCGTGCGCCTGAACCAGCGATAGTGCCGAGGCTCAGGGTGCTGCCGGCCTTGATCAGCAGCGCGGTGTTCATCGGTTGCTCGGCGCCATCCAGGGTCAGCGGAATCGCCGCGCCGGTTACTGCGACCACCGCATCGGTATTGAAGCGCAGCAGCGGGCCACTCATGGTGATTTCCAGGCCGGCGGCGCCTTCGTTATTGCCCAGCAGGCGGTTGCCCAGGCGCAGCGCGCGGTCGTCCATCGGTCCCGATGGCGGCACGCCGACGGCCCAGTAGCCGAGGCGGCCGGGGAAGTCCTGCACGGTGGTCTGGGTGCCGGCGCTGAGCACCTCGAAGGTGTTGGCCTGATAAACCAGACCTTCCAGGCAGCGGGTCCAGGGCGAGCCGCTGGCGAACGGCGCGTCGACCAGGATCTGCCGCAGGTAGTCGCGGTTGGATTCCACGCCGTACAGCACCGAGTCGGCCAGGGCCTGGTTCAGTGCGGCGCTGGCTTGGTCGCGGGTCGCTGCCCAGGTGATGACCTTGGCGATCATCGGGTCGAAGTAGGGCGGAATCTCGCAACCGGCTTCGACCCAGGTGTCGATGCGCAGGGCTTTGCCATCGGCCTTGGGGAAGTCCACGGCGGTGAGCAGGCCGGGGCTCGGCTGGAAGTCGCGGCCCGGATCTTCGGCATACAGGCGCGCCTGGATGGCGTGGCCGCTGGGTTTCAATCCTTCGCTCAATTCACTAAGTGGCGCCAGGTCACCGGCCGCCAGTTCGATCATCCAGCGCACCAGATCGACGCCCCACACCTGTTCGGTGACGCCGTGCTCGACCTGCAGGCGGGTGTTCACTTCGAGGAAATAAAAGCGCGCTGCTTCGCTGTCGTAGACAAACTCCACGGTGCCGGCGCTGCGGTAGCTGACTGCCTTGGCCAGTTTGATCGCCGCCGCGCACAACTCATCGGCCATGCCGGCCGGCAGGTTGGGCGCCGGGGTTTCTTCCAGCACCTTCTGGTTGCGCCGTTGCACCGAGCAGTCGCGCACGCCGAGGGCCAGCACGTCGCCGCGACCATCGCCAAATACCTGCACTTCCAGGTGACGGGCACGCTGGATGTACTTCTCGATAAACACGCCGCTGTCGCTGAAGTTGTTCTGCCCCAGGCGCTTGACCGCCTCGAAGGCGTCGCTCAGCTCGGCGGCGCTGTTGCACACACGCATGCCGATGCCGCCGCCGCCGGCGGTGCTTTTCAGCATCACCGGGTAGCCGACTTGCTCGCCGGCGATCAGCGCGGCGTCGAGGTTTTCCAGCAGCTCGGTGCCTTCCAGCATCGGCACGCCGTGCTGCTTGGCCAGGGCGCGGGCCGTGTGCTTCAGGCCGAACACGCGCAGCTGCTCGGGTGTCGGGCCGACGAAGGCGATGCCGGCGGCTTCGCAGGCTTCGGCGAAGGCAGCGTTCTCCGAGAGGAAACCGTAGCCCGGGTGAATGGCTTTGGCGCCGGTCTGCTTGGCGACGGCAAGGATTTTGTCGACCACCAGGTAGGTGCCGGCGGCCGGGCCTTCGCCGAGGCTGAAAGCTTCATCGGCCTGTTGGATATGCAGACTGGCGGCGTCGGCCTCGGAATACACGGCCACGCCCTGTACATCGAGGGTGCGCAGGGTGCGCAGGATGCGGCAGGCAATGGCGCCGCGGTTGGCGATCAGGAGTTTGTCGAACATGGAGGTTGCCCCATGCAGTGGCGGGCCGTCCCGTCTTTAGTCGTCTGCACCGCGGTCGTCCACGGCTGAAATTCTGTTGCTAGCTGTCCGTAGGGTGGAAAACCGCGAAGCGTTTTCCACCGTGCTCTGGTGGATGTGAAAAGCGACATCCACCCTACGGCTGTTGGTCCTGCTTCTGCTGCTGTGCGGGTTGCTGCTCCAGGCACTGGCCCGAGCGGCTCTGGCACAGGCGGAACAGCCATTCGCGAAGCTGCTTCAGTCCCATACCAGCACCTCGGCCGGGGTCGGGTTCCAGCCGTTGCAGGGGTTGTTCAGTTGCGGGCAGTTGGAGATCAGCACGATGACGTCCATATGCGCGACCAGTTCGACGTACTTGCCTGGCGCGGAGATGCCGTCCTCGAAGGTCAGGCCGCCCTCGGGTGTCACCGGCACGTTCATGAAGAAGTTGATATTGGCGCCGATGTCGCGCTTCTCCAGGCGGCCGTCGTGCAGGCTGGCGCGCAGGAAGTTGTCGCGGCAGCTGTGCATATAGCGCTTGTCCAGGGCGTACCTGACCGTGTTGCTCTCCTGGGCGCAGGCACCGCCGAGGGTGTCGTGGCGCCCGCACGTGTCGGCGCTGATGGTCAGCAGCGGGTTGCCCAGGTTGGAGTAGAGAACGGTGCCGGTGGTCAGGTACACGCTGTTCTGCTTGCGCAGGGTGCGTTGCGGGTCGTAGCGCTCGCGTGGGTTCTTGGCGCTGAAGAACAGCGTGTCGACCGCTTGGTTACCTTCCAGGTCGAGCAGGCGCACGGTCTGCCCGGCTTTGACTTCGCAGAGGAACGGCTCGCCGGCTGGGATCTCGTGGCGGTAGACGGCGGCTTCGGGGTGCTTGTCGCTATGGGTAAGAGTCATGCTGGCAGCCCTTAGATATACAGACGTTCGGTGTTGTGGAAGCCGCGGCCGTTTTCCGGGCGCGAGGTGCGGCAGAGCACGCTGATGCCGTCGCTCTCGACGCGGCTCCAGCTCAGCTGCACCGGCTTGGGTGCGTACTCGGGATTCGGGTCCATTGGGTGCTGCAGGGCGGTGAGCACCACCAGGGTGTCCATCGGTGCGTACAGCTCGATGTAGTCGCCGGCCTTGGAGTTGCCGGGTTCGAAATGGAAGCGGCCGTCGCCGTCGACGCTGACTTTGCTGAACAGGTTGAGCGCCATCAGCAGGTCCTGCAGGTTCAGGTTCCACTTGCCCATTTCCACCAGCAGGTTGTCCACGCCGTTGCGGAAGTAGCCGTTGCGCAGCTCCTGGTAGCGCCCGGCACCGTACTTCTCGGTGACTTCCTCGGCATTCAGCACGCCGCCGAAGCTGTCATGCCAGCCGCAGGTGTCGGCGGTAATCGCAGCGAGCACGCGGCCCATGTCCGAGTACAGGCAGTGGCCGGCGGTGAGCTTGGCGGTGTGCTGGCACTTGAGGGTGTCCGGCAGGTTGAGGCGCTCGCTTTTCTCGGCGGCGGAAAGCAGCAGCAGGCTGACGTTGGCGCCACCTTCGAGATCGGTGATGCGCAGCAGCTGGCCACGCTTGAGGACGAAGGAGGTGTGGCCGCCGCCGGGTACGAGTTCCTCGTACAGGCTGGGGCGCAGGGTCAGGGATGCGGTCATGGTTGCTCCTTACAGGGCCGGTTGCGGGGTGCCGGTGATGTGCGCCGGCAGCGCCTCGACGGCGGCGCGGGTGGCGCGGCGGTCGCTGTTCAGGGGGATGTCATAGGTGATGCGCGCGCCGAAGGCGTTCGGTGCGTGCGGGTCGATACGGGTCTTGTCGAACACCAGCAGGCGGGTGCCGAGGCTGAAGCCTTCACTCAGGTCGTGGGTGACCATAAATACGGTCAGCTTGGTCTCGTTCCACAGCTCCAGCAGCAGGGCGTGCATGTCCTTGCGAATGCCCGGGTCCAGCGCGCCGAAGGGCTCGTCGAGCAGCAGCACGCGCGGCTTCATGATCAGCGCCTGGGCGATGGCCAGGCGTTGCTGCATGCCGCCGGAGAGCTGGCTGGGGTATTTGTCCAGGGCGTGGCCGAGGCCGACTTTCTTGAGGATGACTGCCGCCTGTTCGCGGGCGTCGCGCTTGGCGGCGCCGAACAGGCGACCGAGCAGCGGTGAACGTGGCAGCTCCAGGCCGATGGCGACGTTGTCCAGCACGCTCAGGTGCGGGAACACCGAGTAGCGCTGGAACACCACGCCACGGCTGCTATCCGGCTCGCCGGCCAGCGGCTGGCCAGCCAGCAGAATCTCGCCACGGCTGGCGCGCTCCTGGCCCAGCAGCAGGCGCAGAAAGGTCGACTTGCCGCAGCCGGACGCGCCGACCAGGGTGCAGAACTCGCCCTCGTTGATGCTCAGGTTCAGGCGCTCCAGAACAACCTGATCGGCGTATTCCTGCCACACGTTTTTGACTTCGATGAAGGCGCTCATGCTTTTGCTCCTTCATACCAGGGGAAGACCAAGCGGGTGGTCTGCCGCAGGCCCAGGTCCATCAGCCAGGCGAGCAGGGTGATCCACACCACGTACGGCAGGATCACGTCCATCGCCATATAGCGACGCACGAGGAAGATGCGGTAACCCAGGCCGTCGGTGGCGGCGATGGCTTCGGCGGCGATCAGGAACAGCCAGGCCGAGCCCAGCACCAGGCGCAGGGCGATCAGCAGGCGCGGCAGCAACTGCGGCAGCACCACGCGCAGGATCAGGGTCCAGGTGCTGGCGCCGAGGGTCTGCGCCTTGATCAGGATTTCCTGGGGGATTTCGCGGGCGCGCTGTTCCAGGTCGCGGGCTAATACGGGGGTAATGCCGATCACGATCAGCATCACTTTGGATAATTCGCCGAGGCCGAAAACGATAAACAGGATCGGCAGGATCGCCAGCGGTGGCACCATCGACAGCACGGTCAGCAGCGGCGACAGCGGCGCGCGGAACAACGGCAGGATGCCCGCCGCGATGCCCAGGCACAGGCCGACCAGCGCGGCGATGCCAATGCCCATGCCGAGGCGGGCCAGGCTGGCGGCACTGTCCTGCCAGAACAGGTAGTTTCCGCTGCGTTTGTCCTCGGTAAAGGCCAGGCGGTCGATGGCGTCGGCCATCTGCGCCGCGCTGGGCAGCAGCTTGTCGTTGGGGTTGTCCGTCAGCCGCGCCGCCGAACCCATGAAGTAGGCGAACAGCAGCAGGGCGAAGGGCAGCAGGATCAGCAGCAGGCGGCCGCCGCGGTCCGGGTGTCGGTTGATCAGGCGCATGGATGCATCTCTGAGAGCAGATTCCCTCTCCCCCGGCCCCTCTCCCATGAATGGGAGAGGGGGAGGGAAAGCCTTAGAACCGGTCTCGGATCTCTTGATCGTCGGCCATCCTGCGTTGAAATTGGGCTCGGGCTGCTCATTTACAGCTCGTAAACTCCGCGCCCTCGCCCAATTTCGCCTTGCCTGGCTCTAGCTCAAAAAATCCTAAACAGGTTCTTACAGCGTGCCGTCGGCTGCCATCTGCATAAACGAAGGGTCGAAGCGCAGCTTGAGGTTGCCTTGGTCGCCGGTGGTCACATCCTTGGCGAAGCCCATGCCGATGGCGTCGGCACTTTTCGCGCCTTCACCGAGCAGGCCGTGGCTGAAGGAGAACTCGGCCACCTTGCTCATGGTCGCCGGCAGTTTCGGGCTGTTGGCGAAGGCCACGGCATCCTTGGCGCTGTAGAACATCTTGGTGGCAGCCAGCTGCGCTTCGTAGCCGGCCAGGTCGGTGCCGGAGGTCTTGGCCATGTGCTCGC
Encoded here:
- a CDS encoding urea amidolyase associated protein UAAP2 encodes the protein MTLTHSDKHPEAAVYRHEIPAGEPFLCEVKAGQTVRLLDLEGNQAVDTLFFSAKNPRERYDPQRTLRKQNSVYLTTGTVLYSNLGNPLLTISADTCGRHDTLGGACAQESNTVRYALDKRYMHSCRDNFLRASLHDGRLEKRDIGANINFFMNVPVTPEGGLTFEDGISAPGKYVELVAHMDVIVLISNCPQLNNPCNGWNPTPAEVLVWD
- a CDS encoding ABC transporter ATP-binding protein, coding for MSAFIEVKNVWQEYADQVVLERLNLSINEGEFCTLVGASGCGKSTFLRLLLGQERASRGEILLAGQPLAGEPDSSRGVVFQRYSVFPHLSVLDNVAIGLELPRSPLLGRLFGAAKRDAREQAAVILKKVGLGHALDKYPSQLSGGMQQRLAIAQALIMKPRVLLLDEPFGALDPGIRKDMHALLLELWNETKLTVFMVTHDLSEGFSLGTRLLVFDKTRIDPHAPNAFGARITYDIPLNSDRRATRAAVEALPAHITGTPQPAL
- a CDS encoding ABC transporter permease; translation: MRLINRHPDRGGRLLLILLPFALLLFAYFMGSAARLTDNPNDKLLPSAAQMADAIDRLAFTEDKRSGNYLFWQDSAASLARLGMGIGIAALVGLCLGIAAGILPLFRAPLSPLLTVLSMVPPLAILPILFIVFGLGELSKVMLIVIGITPVLARDLEQRAREIPQEILIKAQTLGASTWTLILRVVLPQLLPRLLIALRLVLGSAWLFLIAAEAIAATDGLGYRIFLVRRYMAMDVILPYVVWITLLAWLMDLGLRQTTRLVFPWYEGAKA
- a CDS encoding urea amidolyase associated protein UAAP1, whose translation is MTASLTLRPSLYEELVPGGGHTSFVLKRGQLLRITDLEGGANVSLLLLSAAEKSERLNLPDTLKCQHTAKLTAGHCLYSDMGRVLAAITADTCGWHDSFGGVLNAEEVTEKYGAGRYQELRNGYFRNGVDNLLVEMGKWNLNLQDLLMALNLFSKVSVDGDGRFHFEPGNSKAGDYIELYAPMDTLVVLTALQHPMDPNPEYAPKPVQLSWSRVESDGISVLCRTSRPENGRGFHNTERLYI